One window of Chloroflexus aggregans DSM 9485 genomic DNA carries:
- the phnH gene encoding phosphonate C-P lyase system protein PhnH — protein MTTVAIPPAPIERFNGLTFRVLLDCLARPGKVSHLPPPTFADLPPLPDGTLPNVTAVAAGMSLLDQTVSFVHAAGEEWLPVDHPLTRWIALRTNARPAEPSTADFALLHDPAGTALFDELAAGSLLYPERSCTVFLSVPAIVLNGETLRLRGPGIATTATVGLRGVAPTELAAIASRPSRFPLGIDLFLIDQQGRCLGLPRTTQIEVI, from the coding sequence ATGACTACCGTCGCTATACCACCCGCGCCGATCGAACGCTTTAACGGCCTTACCTTCCGCGTACTGCTCGATTGCTTAGCCCGCCCCGGTAAGGTGAGCCACTTGCCGCCGCCGACCTTCGCCGATCTGCCGCCGCTGCCGGACGGCACGCTCCCCAATGTAACCGCCGTTGCCGCCGGTATGAGCCTGCTCGACCAGACGGTAAGCTTCGTCCATGCCGCCGGTGAAGAATGGTTGCCGGTCGATCATCCGCTGACGCGCTGGATCGCCCTGCGCACTAACGCTCGCCCAGCAGAGCCTTCTACCGCTGATTTTGCACTCTTGCACGACCCAGCCGGGACGGCGCTGTTTGATGAACTCGCGGCGGGATCGTTGCTCTACCCCGAACGCAGTTGCACCGTCTTTCTCAGCGTACCGGCGATTGTACTCAACGGTGAAACGCTGCGTCTGCGCGGGCCGGGGATTGCTACGACGGCCACGGTTGGTTTGCGCGGCGTGGCTCCGACCGAGCTGGCCGCTATTGCATCACGGCCAAGTCGGTTTCCGCTGGGGATCGATCTGTTTCTGATCGATCAGCAGGGACGGTGCTTGGGGTTGCCGCGCACGACGCAGATTGAGGTCATCTGA
- the phnG gene encoding phosphonate C-P lyase system protein PhnG: protein MLTTSHILSCSPPHLVCALAEQVLARYDRDAVTFISGPRCVLVQLRMIEGVAETVFNGGEILVTETRLELAGQFGFGMVIGRDPDHATALAVLDAALRMPGDPHADLRPRIAELGQALSAAYERRFAAAAATRVEFETF, encoded by the coding sequence ATGCTCACGACCTCGCATATTCTGAGTTGCAGTCCGCCCCACCTCGTCTGCGCGTTGGCCGAGCAGGTACTCGCGCGGTATGACCGCGATGCTGTGACATTCATCAGCGGCCCGCGCTGCGTGCTGGTACAGTTGCGCATGATCGAGGGCGTCGCCGAAACGGTCTTCAACGGCGGCGAGATTCTCGTCACCGAGACGCGGTTGGAATTGGCCGGTCAGTTTGGGTTTGGGATGGTGATCGGGCGCGACCCGGATCACGCGACAGCGTTGGCCGTACTCGACGCGGCGCTGCGCATGCCGGGTGATCCGCACGCCGATTTGCGCCCGCGCATCGCCGAGCTAGGGCAGGCGCTGAGCGCCGCTTATGAACGACGTTTTGCCGCCGCCGCAGCGACGCGGGTGGAGTTTGAGACGTTTTGA
- a CDS encoding PhnE/PtxC family ABC transporter permease translates to METTLPSGRIRVRPRSHANTVLQATLIVLALLTVYGLITIDTRNINVVTAFGDMLNNFRIVLFEARLKNLSWLDLFRELMITVALGLLTTVFGAIIAFFLALLAAQNLAPRRVNDAVKIVMALIRAVPTVLWVLFFAVTAGLGSVAAVIGMTFHSVGYLVKAYAETFEELDAGVLEALRASGANWWQTVFQAVVPSSASALLSWTFVRFEINFSVAIAMGATAGAGGIGFNMFMASAFYLDLRELGIFTYAVLIFAILLEWSATRLKETVGVKRPA, encoded by the coding sequence ATGGAGACGACGCTGCCTTCTGGCCGGATTCGAGTGCGCCCGCGCAGCCATGCCAATACGGTGTTGCAGGCGACGCTGATTGTGTTAGCGCTACTGACCGTCTACGGTCTGATCACTATTGACACACGCAACATCAATGTCGTTACCGCCTTTGGCGACATGCTCAACAATTTTCGCATCGTGCTGTTTGAAGCGCGGTTGAAAAATTTGAGTTGGCTTGATCTGTTTCGCGAGTTGATGATTACGGTTGCGCTTGGCCTGTTGACCACCGTCTTTGGCGCGATCATTGCCTTTTTCCTTGCCCTGCTCGCAGCTCAGAATCTGGCCCCGCGCCGGGTCAATGATGCGGTCAAGATCGTTATGGCCTTAATCCGCGCGGTACCGACCGTGCTCTGGGTGCTGTTTTTCGCGGTCACTGCCGGTTTGGGCAGCGTAGCCGCCGTGATCGGGATGACGTTTCACTCGGTCGGCTATCTGGTGAAGGCTTATGCCGAAACCTTCGAGGAACTAGATGCTGGGGTGTTAGAGGCCTTGCGCGCCAGCGGAGCCAACTGGTGGCAGACGGTGTTTCAAGCGGTCGTGCCTTCGTCGGCTTCGGCTCTGCTCTCGTGGACGTTCGTGCGGTTTGAGATTAACTTTTCAGTGGCGATTGCGATGGGAGCAACTGCCGGCGCCGGCGGGATCGGTTTTAACATGTTTATGGCCAGCGCCTTCTATCTCGATCTACGCGAGTTGGGCATCTTTACATACGCGGTGCTGATTTTTGCCATTCTGTTAGAATGGAGCGCTACCCGCTTGAAAGAGACGGTTGGTGTGAAGCGACCTGCGTAA
- the phnE gene encoding phosphonate ABC transporter, permease protein PhnE, protein MQPDAFFRRRRIQSALFFIAMVAITYGGMVLTQFDLVQGLSVIPRALAWGIANFVPDERAWARLPRILEKLQETVLIAVASSTIASIFGLGLALLGANTTRPHPWFSLPARAIASIFRNIDVSVWALILLFSFGQSGFTGFFALFFVTLGFITRVMVETIDEVGIEPVEALRATGAGYTAIISQSVIPACLPQLISWVLYMIETNIRSATLVGILTGTGIGFLFDLYFKNFSYGSASLVVLATVAVVLLIETVSNYIRRTIL, encoded by the coding sequence ATGCAGCCTGATGCTTTTTTTCGCCGCCGCCGGATTCAGTCTGCACTCTTCTTTATCGCGATGGTGGCTATTACCTATGGCGGCATGGTGTTGACTCAATTCGATCTCGTGCAAGGGTTGAGCGTCATTCCGCGCGCGCTTGCATGGGGCATCGCCAATTTCGTGCCCGACGAGCGGGCATGGGCGCGTTTGCCGCGCATTCTTGAGAAGCTGCAAGAGACGGTGCTGATTGCCGTAGCTTCCTCAACTATCGCCTCGATCTTTGGCTTGGGGTTAGCCTTGCTCGGCGCCAACACCACTCGCCCGCACCCGTGGTTTAGCCTGCCGGCCCGCGCTATTGCGAGCATCTTCCGCAACATTGACGTGTCGGTGTGGGCGCTGATCTTGCTCTTTTCGTTCGGGCAAAGCGGCTTTACCGGCTTTTTTGCCCTCTTTTTCGTCACCCTCGGCTTCATCACCCGCGTGATGGTCGAAACCATTGATGAAGTAGGGATCGAGCCGGTCGAGGCGTTGCGCGCTACCGGTGCCGGCTACACTGCGATCATCAGCCAGAGTGTGATCCCGGCTTGTCTGCCGCAACTGATTAGCTGGGTGCTGTACATGATCGAAACCAATATCCGCAGCGCCACGCTGGTCGGCATTCTCACCGGCACTGGCATTGGGTTTCTGTTCGACCTCTATTTCAAGAACTTTAGCTACGGTTCGGCCAGCCTTGTGGTGCTGGCAACGGTCGCTGTGGTCTTGCTGATTGAAACGGTATCGAACTATATCCGAAGGACGATCCTCTGA
- the phnC gene encoding phosphonate ABC transporter ATP-binding protein encodes MSLLELDQVTKRYGAETLALDSITFSVQPGEFVAIIGPSGAGKSTLLRSINRLIDITSGDIRFDSVSVPQLRGQALRRHRTQIGMIFQHYNLVNRLSVIENVLHGRLGYKNTFQGILGLYSEQEKREAMRILETLGLSEQMYKRCDQLSGGQKQRVGIARALVQQPKMLLCDEPIASLDPSSAKVIMDTLQEINRSTGITVLVNLHQVDVALHYAERIIGVNRGRVIYDGPPHALSNAQIYQIYGSEAGELILDLKERYAA; translated from the coding sequence ATGAGCCTGCTCGAACTTGATCAAGTGACCAAGCGGTACGGCGCCGAGACGCTGGCGCTCGATTCGATCACCTTTTCAGTACAACCCGGCGAGTTTGTCGCGATTATTGGCCCTTCCGGGGCGGGGAAGTCAACCCTGCTGCGCAGTATCAACCGCTTAATTGACATTACCAGCGGCGACATCCGGTTCGATAGCGTCAGCGTGCCACAGTTGCGTGGCCAAGCGCTGCGCCGCCACCGTACCCAGATCGGGATGATCTTCCAGCACTACAATCTCGTCAACCGGCTGAGCGTGATCGAGAATGTGTTGCATGGGCGGCTCGGCTATAAGAATACGTTCCAAGGCATACTTGGCCTCTACAGTGAGCAAGAGAAGCGCGAGGCGATGCGCATTCTGGAAACGCTCGGCTTGAGCGAGCAGATGTACAAGCGCTGTGACCAGCTCAGCGGTGGTCAGAAGCAGCGGGTCGGCATCGCCCGCGCGCTGGTGCAGCAACCGAAGATGCTGCTCTGCGACGAGCCGATCGCTTCGCTTGACCCCAGCTCGGCCAAGGTGATCATGGACACCCTGCAAGAGATTAATCGTTCGACCGGGATTACGGTGCTGGTCAATCTGCATCAGGTTGATGTCGCACTGCACTATGCCGAACGCATCATCGGCGTCAACCGGGGCCGGGTGATTTACGACGGGCCGCCGCACGCACTGAGCAATGCCCAAATCTACCAAATCTACGGCTCGGAAGCGGGCGAACTGATCCTCGATCTGAAGGAGCGCTATGCAGCCTGA
- the phnD gene encoding phosphate/phosphite/phosphonate ABC transporter substrate-binding protein: protein MRSLRLLLIVTIVTLALAACGASGGNTGGNTTSNANSPVIIAWLPNESGSELKDARDAIGAVVSEVLGRPVEHRTTTDYLIAVEALVNNTAHLGFFGAEAYVQAHDKNNKVVPLVIPSGSDGRLETAVYYSWLAVVRGQEGNYQENGIYKIDNIQGKRFAFVSSSSTSGFRVPSANIIKYFSQQEKWKNLTADELIEGGPNKFFSEVQFGGSHQGAAVALLSGAVDVASFCDACVQNYVELVSGEENKPGAVYRVLNNASEPFDKFPGAEFVIISATPVINAPFVVNSGMLTADEIKRLQDKLTSDEVANNPRIFATKAEIDAGFKPLFRKTKDERFLVVDDAFFNPIRAMR, encoded by the coding sequence ATGCGGTCTCTGCGGCTTTTGTTGATCGTGACGATTGTGACACTGGCGCTGGCGGCTTGTGGCGCGAGCGGCGGCAACACCGGTGGGAACACCACCTCGAATGCCAATTCACCGGTTATTATCGCATGGTTACCTAACGAGTCGGGATCTGAACTGAAAGATGCCCGTGACGCGATCGGCGCAGTAGTGAGCGAAGTGCTTGGTCGCCCGGTTGAACATCGTACCACCACCGACTACTTGATCGCAGTGGAAGCGTTGGTCAACAATACCGCCCATCTTGGTTTCTTTGGCGCTGAGGCGTATGTGCAAGCGCACGATAAGAATAACAAGGTTGTGCCGCTTGTCATCCCTAGCGGTTCAGATGGCCGGCTGGAAACGGCAGTCTACTATAGCTGGCTGGCAGTGGTGCGCGGCCAAGAGGGTAACTATCAAGAGAACGGCATCTACAAGATCGATAACATTCAGGGCAAGCGCTTTGCCTTCGTCTCGAGCAGCTCCACCTCGGGCTTCCGCGTGCCGTCGGCCAATATCATCAAGTACTTCAGCCAGCAAGAGAAGTGGAAGAACTTGACCGCCGACGAGCTAATCGAAGGCGGCCCAAACAAGTTCTTCAGCGAAGTGCAGTTCGGCGGCTCGCATCAGGGGGCAGCGGTGGCCTTGCTGTCGGGCGCGGTCGATGTCGCTTCCTTCTGTGATGCCTGTGTGCAAAATTATGTCGAACTGGTATCCGGTGAAGAGAATAAGCCCGGTGCGGTCTACCGCGTGCTGAATAATGCCTCCGAACCATTCGATAAGTTCCCCGGCGCGGAGTTTGTGATCATCTCGGCTACCCCGGTGATTAACGCACCATTCGTCGTCAACAGCGGCATGCTGACCGCCGATGAGATCAAGCGGCTGCAAGACAAGCTGACCTCGGATGAAGTGGCGAATAATCCGCGCATCTTTGCCACTAAGGCTGAGATCGACGCCGGCTTTAAGCCGCTCTTCCGCAAGACGAAGGACGAGCGCTTCTTGGTGGTTGATGACGCCTTCTTCAACCCGATCCGAGCAATGCGTTAA
- a CDS encoding arsinothricin resistance N-acetyltransferase ArsN1 family A: MSNVLTRSATVADAEAIAAIYNQGIADRIATFETRPRTAEEVAGWFGDRFPIVVTIINDQIVAFAATFPYRPRDCYAGIAEFSVYVEREWRGRGIGRLTMLALIEAATHAGFWKLLSRVFVENTASRAMLASVGFREVGIYEKHARLDGHWRDVVIVERLITENLADGAV, encoded by the coding sequence ATGAGTAACGTCTTAACCCGTTCTGCAACCGTAGCCGATGCGGAGGCGATCGCCGCGATCTACAATCAAGGTATCGCCGATCGCATCGCTACCTTTGAAACACGACCACGCACCGCTGAAGAGGTGGCAGGCTGGTTCGGCGATCGGTTTCCCATCGTCGTGACCATCATCAACGATCAGATCGTTGCCTTCGCAGCCACTTTTCCCTATCGTCCCCGCGATTGCTACGCCGGCATCGCCGAGTTTTCGGTCTACGTCGAACGTGAATGGCGTGGGCGCGGGATTGGCCGACTCACTATGCTGGCATTGATCGAAGCCGCCACCCACGCCGGCTTCTGGAAGCTGCTCTCACGGGTGTTTGTCGAGAATACCGCCAGCCGAGCGATGTTGGCTTCGGTCGGCTTCCGCGAGGTCGGCATCTACGAGAAGCATGCCCGTCTTGATGGCCACTGGCGCGATGTAGTCATCGTCGAACGGTTGATTACCGAAAATCTCGCCGATGGGGCAGTATGA
- a CDS encoding MDR family oxidoreductase, with translation MNEERFTALVVEEGAEGRRVEFRELPLSALPPGEVLVKVAYSTLNYKDGLAITGKGKILRTSPLAPGIDFAGTVVESSDPRYKPGDEVVLTGWGVGERHWGGFSQYTRVKGEWLVPLPAGMSLLHAMTIGTAGFTAMLCVLALERHGFIPGREVLVTGAAGGVGSVAVALLAKAGHNVIAATGRPHEEAYLRELGASGILDRNTLTAPGRPLESERWGGAVDTVGGAVLSGVLRAMAMRSAVAICGNAGGAEFTTTVYPFILRGVTMIGIESVMVPREERLAAWERLARDLSPELLDRMTTVIPFADLPTYAEQITNAQTRGRIVVDINR, from the coding sequence ATGAATGAAGAACGCTTTACCGCGCTGGTGGTAGAAGAAGGAGCCGAAGGCCGGCGGGTTGAATTCCGTGAATTACCGTTAAGTGCATTACCGCCCGGCGAGGTACTGGTCAAAGTCGCCTACTCGACACTCAACTACAAAGACGGCCTGGCAATCACCGGCAAAGGTAAAATCCTGCGCACCAGCCCACTCGCACCGGGAATCGACTTTGCCGGTACCGTCGTCGAGTCGTCCGATCCTCGGTACAAACCGGGTGATGAAGTCGTGCTGACCGGCTGGGGGGTCGGCGAACGACACTGGGGAGGCTTTAGTCAGTACACGCGGGTCAAAGGCGAGTGGCTCGTACCACTTCCTGCCGGGATGAGTTTGCTCCACGCTATGACGATTGGGACGGCCGGTTTTACCGCGATGCTCTGCGTGCTCGCGCTCGAACGTCATGGCTTCATCCCCGGACGTGAAGTGCTTGTGACAGGTGCTGCCGGCGGTGTGGGTAGCGTGGCCGTGGCGCTGCTAGCTAAGGCCGGCCACAACGTCATTGCCGCTACCGGACGACCGCACGAAGAAGCCTACCTGCGCGAACTCGGTGCAAGTGGTATCCTCGATCGCAATACGCTCACCGCGCCCGGTCGCCCACTCGAAAGCGAACGGTGGGGCGGTGCGGTTGATACGGTCGGTGGCGCGGTGCTATCCGGTGTCTTACGGGCAATGGCGATGCGTAGCGCAGTCGCTATCTGCGGTAATGCCGGCGGCGCCGAGTTCACTACGACCGTGTACCCATTTATCTTGCGTGGTGTGACGATGATCGGCATCGAATCGGTGATGGTGCCGCGCGAGGAACGACTCGCCGCTTGGGAGCGGCTTGCCCGTGACCTTTCACCCGAATTGCTCGACCGGATGACGACGGTCATCCCATTTGCCGACCTGCCCACTTACGCCGAACAAATTACGAATGCGCAAACTCGTGGGCGAATTGTCGTGGATATTAATCGATGA
- a CDS encoding VOC family protein: MIHALDHVVILVEQLASAIAAYTAAGFVVAPGGEHADGATHNALISFPDGTYLELIAFRRPAPEHRWWRHVAAGPGLIDFALLPTNTTIAVATAADRGLMMNGPVPGGRIRPDGISLAWETAWPPSPDLPFLCGDVTDRAYRVPDADFWGHSNGAKGIAEVVVAVTDLVASVGRYAALLGVTPQAFPAEARIRLGESEIVLRGPDSGDPHVLDRLTRRGEGICAITLKGLQFPDLSPQLGAAIMAAPIA, translated from the coding sequence ATGATTCATGCGCTTGATCACGTGGTGATCTTGGTGGAACAGTTGGCGTCGGCGATAGCAGCGTATACGGCAGCCGGTTTTGTTGTCGCTCCCGGCGGAGAACATGCCGATGGTGCAACGCATAATGCACTGATCAGTTTTCCCGATGGTACCTATCTTGAGCTGATCGCCTTTCGACGACCGGCGCCGGAACACCGCTGGTGGCGGCATGTAGCGGCTGGGCCGGGGTTGATTGATTTTGCTCTGCTACCAACCAATACGACGATTGCCGTTGCTACGGCTGCCGACCGCGGGCTGATGATGAACGGGCCGGTCCCTGGTGGGCGGATCCGGCCAGACGGTATCAGCCTCGCGTGGGAGACAGCGTGGCCGCCAAGTCCTGATTTACCATTTCTCTGCGGTGATGTTACCGATCGGGCGTATCGGGTGCCTGATGCCGATTTCTGGGGGCACAGCAACGGTGCGAAAGGTATTGCTGAGGTGGTGGTCGCGGTGACCGATCTGGTCGCGAGTGTCGGGCGGTATGCCGCTTTGCTTGGTGTGACGCCACAAGCTTTTCCCGCCGAAGCGCGCATCCGGCTTGGCGAGAGTGAGATTGTGTTGCGCGGACCGGATTCGGGTGATCCGCACGTGCTCGACCGTCTGACCCGACGTGGTGAAGGTATTTGTGCGATCACACTAAAAGGTCTTCAATTTCCCGATCTCTCGCCGCAGCTTGGCGCAGCGATTATGGCTGCTCCGATAGCATAA
- a CDS encoding family 16 glycoside hydrolase, with protein sequence MPVSRVSATTRSFILLVVIASVVGGGGVGCTFTQSSSVAGSPSPIALAPATTATITGILPTATPVTGIASQPTPLEATTLARTDQARTAQVIQIATQTMQTLATEVAALFAGARRVFYDEFADNRNAWFTGVFQEVELDVIEDGVFKVFWTGRGTSYELYELSSFTDFIAEVDCRIARGGDGSCALVFAHQKDVGFYKFELFIDYYRLSVIAAAGDPVVLAEGDPRRLTTGDTFNRLRVIRQGERIRVFINDVLVAEVNDTTYPSGRIGVSTACYRAEGGVEVQFDNFAIWSLP encoded by the coding sequence ATGCCGGTATCGCGGGTATCGGCTACCACCAGGTCGTTCATTCTCTTGGTGGTGATCGCATCGGTGGTGGGTGGCGGTGGTGTTGGCTGTACGTTTACGCAGTCATCGTCGGTAGCCGGTTCACCATCACCGATTGCCTTAGCACCGGCAACAACTGCGACTATCACCGGTATCTTACCCACGGCGACACCGGTTACCGGTATCGCTAGCCAACCTACCCCGCTTGAAGCCACAACGTTGGCCCGTACAGATCAGGCGCGTACTGCGCAGGTCATCCAGATCGCGACACAGACGATGCAGACGCTTGCGACGGAGGTTGCCGCGCTGTTTGCCGGTGCTCGTCGGGTGTTTTACGATGAGTTTGCCGATAACCGGAATGCATGGTTTACCGGTGTGTTTCAAGAAGTCGAACTTGACGTTATCGAAGACGGTGTATTCAAAGTGTTCTGGACGGGGCGAGGAACATCGTATGAGTTGTACGAACTCAGCTCCTTTACCGATTTTATCGCCGAAGTTGATTGTCGGATCGCCCGTGGTGGTGATGGGAGCTGTGCGTTGGTGTTTGCGCACCAGAAAGATGTTGGCTTTTACAAATTCGAGTTGTTCATAGATTACTATCGGCTTTCTGTTATTGCAGCGGCGGGCGATCCGGTTGTACTGGCCGAAGGTGATCCACGCCGGTTGACGACCGGTGATACCTTCAACCGGCTGCGCGTGATTCGGCAGGGTGAGCGGATTCGGGTGTTTATCAACGATGTGCTGGTTGCTGAGGTGAACGACACAACCTATCCGAGCGGACGGATCGGTGTTTCGACGGCGTGTTACCGTGCAGAGGGTGGGGTCGAGGTGCAGTTTGATAATTTTGCGATCTGGTCGTTGCCGTGA
- a CDS encoding SRPBCC family protein, giving the protein MQSPFPYLLEEFVIVNAPMDRVERVMTEQALMERWMSPAVQFAPLDGWSFATGARWRLRLTGVGPLLEAGYIVVERRPGLILWAFDGFWEGFDAWQWLLWQDRTDQTLIHNRIEYRLKIPGLDIIWPLTIAPFMKLDAQTQMKRLQQVCESAH; this is encoded by the coding sequence ATGCAATCGCCGTTTCCCTATCTGCTTGAGGAATTTGTGATCGTCAACGCGCCGATGGATCGGGTCGAGCGAGTGATGACTGAACAGGCGCTGATGGAACGTTGGATGTCGCCGGCGGTGCAATTTGCGCCACTCGACGGCTGGAGTTTTGCTACCGGAGCGCGTTGGCGATTGCGTTTGACCGGGGTTGGGCCGCTGCTCGAAGCCGGTTACATAGTTGTCGAACGGCGACCGGGGTTGATCCTCTGGGCCTTTGATGGGTTTTGGGAAGGCTTTGATGCGTGGCAGTGGTTGCTGTGGCAGGATCGTACCGATCAGACGTTGATCCACAACCGGATCGAGTATCGGTTGAAGATTCCCGGTCTCGATATTATTTGGCCTCTGACGATAGCTCCGTTTATGAAGCTTGACGCGCAGACACAAATGAAGCGGTTGCAGCAGGTCTGTGAGTCGGCTCATTAG
- the clcA gene encoding H(+)/Cl(-) exchange transporter ClcA gives MSSSPTVKEQVTAGELAEFLDSRQQRRRLLPIAIGVGVLAGSITLLFRWLLSLGDSLRTGLIEWSWQAPMVGWLLPIVWAITGATLAVWLTRRYAPEASGSGIPHIEAVLYRLRDLRWRRIIPVKIIGGVLAIGGGLALGREGPSVQIGGALGGGMAELLRSGPRERLTLIAAGSGAGLAAAFNAPLAGLVFVLEELQRDFRPSVFGAAFVAAVVANVITRLFTGQLPVFAIPDYPIQPLSTLPVFIVLGIVCGVTGVVFNKVLLAMLEGVAQLRPRQKLVYTMLTGLCVGLVGWWYPTLIGGGHHFTEDVLRGQIDLTLLPILLAIRFALTMLSYATGAPGGIFAPLLILGALIGYGVGETTHRIAPFLAPQAEVFGVVGMAALFTGIVRAPLTGIVLIAEMTGNYNQLLPLLLACFFAYAVAEVLRDRPIYEALLRRDLRHTSSAHVLEEPVVVELTVAPEAPFVGRTIRELGLPPGCIIVRCRDGNREWIATAYTRIEPHMQLTVLVAPAAAHGLAMLQAGCAAPDRATH, from the coding sequence GTGAGTTCCTCTCCTACGGTGAAGGAGCAGGTTACTGCCGGTGAGTTGGCCGAATTTCTCGATTCGCGCCAGCAGCGGCGGCGTTTATTACCCATTGCCATTGGGGTTGGTGTTCTTGCCGGGAGCATTACCTTGCTGTTTCGCTGGCTCCTCAGCCTCGGTGATAGTTTGCGCACCGGGCTGATCGAGTGGAGTTGGCAAGCGCCGATGGTAGGGTGGTTGCTCCCGATTGTGTGGGCTATTACCGGTGCGACGTTGGCTGTCTGGCTGACTCGTCGTTATGCGCCGGAGGCATCGGGTAGTGGGATTCCTCACATTGAGGCAGTGTTGTACCGCTTACGCGATTTGCGTTGGCGACGAATTATTCCGGTCAAGATTATCGGTGGTGTGTTGGCAATCGGTGGTGGTTTGGCGTTAGGACGGGAAGGGCCAAGTGTGCAAATCGGTGGTGCGCTGGGCGGCGGGATGGCCGAATTGTTGCGCAGCGGTCCGCGTGAGCGCTTGACCCTTATCGCAGCCGGTTCAGGGGCCGGCTTGGCGGCGGCGTTTAATGCACCACTGGCCGGTCTCGTGTTTGTGCTGGAAGAATTGCAGCGCGACTTTCGTCCGTCGGTGTTTGGTGCGGCTTTCGTGGCCGCAGTGGTGGCGAATGTCATTACGCGCTTATTTACCGGGCAATTGCCGGTCTTTGCGATACCTGATTATCCGATCCAGCCGCTCAGTACGTTGCCGGTGTTTATTGTGCTGGGAATAGTCTGTGGTGTAACCGGGGTCGTGTTCAACAAGGTGCTGCTGGCGATGCTTGAAGGGGTTGCTCAGCTCCGGCCACGCCAAAAACTCGTCTATACGATGCTAACCGGCTTGTGCGTTGGATTGGTTGGTTGGTGGTATCCAACCCTGATCGGGGGTGGTCATCATTTTACCGAGGATGTCTTGCGCGGTCAGATTGATCTGACCCTGTTGCCCATCCTCCTGGCGATTCGGTTTGCGCTGACAATGCTGAGTTATGCGACCGGTGCGCCGGGTGGTATCTTTGCGCCGTTGCTGATTTTAGGTGCGCTCATCGGCTACGGTGTCGGTGAGACGACGCATCGCATTGCACCATTCTTAGCGCCACAGGCCGAAGTTTTTGGGGTGGTCGGGATGGCAGCTCTGTTTACCGGCATTGTGCGTGCTCCGCTCACCGGGATCGTCCTCATCGCGGAAATGACCGGTAACTACAATCAATTGCTCCCGTTGTTGTTGGCTTGTTTTTTTGCCTATGCTGTAGCTGAAGTATTGCGCGATCGACCGATCTACGAAGCACTCTTGCGCCGTGATCTGCGCCATACGTCATCTGCCCACGTGTTGGAGGAGCCGGTCGTGGTTGAGCTGACGGTAGCGCCAGAGGCGCCTTTCGTCGGGCGCACGATTCGCGAATTGGGCTTACCTCCCGGCTGCATTATTGTTCGTTGTCGAGATGGAAATCGTGAATGGATTGCGACCGCCTATACTCGAATCGAGCCACATATGCAGCTCACCGTGTTGGTTGCGCCCGCGGCAGCCCATGGTTTAGCGATGTTGCAAGCCGGTTGTGCAGCTCCTGACCGAGCAACGCATTGA
- a CDS encoding rhomboid family intramembrane serine protease, with amino-acid sequence MLPLKDTIPSRSFPAVNWALLAANVVVFLLMARNVRLAESWINGLALVPVRFLSNPLDPTEWLTVFTSMFMHGGWFHLFSNMLALYIFGDNVEDRMGSQRYLIFYLLCGVAAALTHVFFNPTSPIPTVGASGALSGVLAAYLLFFPSARIITLVPIFFLPWFVEIPAVVYLGFWFLSQLANGVFSILIDVQAMGGVAWWAHIGGFAAGLVLAPIFRQQRYIRRYYLDQYYPW; translated from the coding sequence ATGCTGCCATTAAAAGATACGATCCCCTCACGCTCCTTTCCGGCGGTCAACTGGGCTTTGTTGGCAGCGAACGTGGTGGTCTTCTTATTGATGGCGCGTAACGTGCGGTTGGCCGAGTCGTGGATTAATGGCTTAGCCTTGGTACCGGTACGCTTTCTGAGCAACCCGCTCGATCCGACCGAGTGGCTTACCGTTTTTACCTCGATGTTCATGCATGGCGGCTGGTTTCACCTCTTTAGCAATATGCTGGCGCTCTACATCTTCGGCGATAATGTCGAAGATCGAATGGGCAGTCAGCGCTACCTGATCTTCTACCTGCTCTGTGGTGTGGCGGCAGCATTGACCCATGTGTTCTTTAATCCAACGTCACCAATTCCGACGGTGGGGGCGAGTGGTGCGCTGAGTGGTGTGTTAGCAGCGTACCTGCTCTTCTTCCCCTCGGCTCGGATTATTACGCTTGTTCCAATCTTCTTCTTGCCTTGGTTTGTTGAAATCCCGGCAGTTGTGTATCTAGGATTTTGGTTTCTTTCGCAATTGGCGAATGGCGTCTTTTCGATTCTGATCGATGTGCAGGCGATGGGTGGTGTGGCATGGTGGGCACATATCGGCGGCTTTGCCGCCGGATTGGTGTTGGCCCCTATCTTTCGACAGCAGCGCTACATTCGGCGCTATTATCTTGATCAGTATTATCCATGGTGA